The Parashewanella spongiae genome has a window encoding:
- the pmbA gene encoding metalloprotease PmbA: MASHQIDSELNSLKGAVETALDFAKSLGTDAAEMAVSKQQGLSVSTRQKQVETVEFNKDGALGITVYRDGCKGSSSTSDLSVEAIKQAVKAADDIARFTSEDPCNGLADAELMAKVNTDLQLYYPADVDAEQLTELAIRAETSVLDFDNKIKASDGASANAHTGLKVYGNSHGFLEGYCSSRFSLSCVAIGEDSQGGMQRDYEYTVARKYHELEAAELIGSKAAKKTVARLDARKIATGKMPVLLSPEIATGLIGHFVGAISGSSLYRKSTFLLDALNTQVFPEWFNIEEQPHLIGGLASANFDSEGVATQDRMIVDNGLLMSYLLTSYSARKLSMQNTGHAGGIYNWTLGHTGQTFDELVKQMGTGLIVTEVMGQGVNTVTGDYSRGAAGFYVENGQIIHPVEEITMAGNLKQMYSGIQAVAKDRDLRSSIRTGGILLDSMQIAGS, encoded by the coding sequence GTGGCCTCTCATCAAATTGATAGTGAACTGAATAGTTTAAAAGGTGCAGTGGAAACTGCCTTGGATTTTGCCAAGAGTTTGGGTACAGATGCCGCCGAAATGGCCGTCAGTAAGCAGCAGGGGTTGTCGGTGTCAACTCGGCAAAAACAAGTGGAAACTGTTGAATTTAATAAAGATGGTGCACTGGGCATTACCGTATATCGAGACGGTTGTAAAGGCAGTTCGTCAACATCAGACCTCAGTGTTGAAGCGATAAAACAAGCCGTTAAAGCCGCTGACGATATTGCTCGTTTTACCAGTGAAGACCCTTGTAACGGGCTTGCTGATGCTGAGTTGATGGCAAAGGTGAATACTGATTTGCAGTTATATTATCCAGCAGATGTTGATGCTGAGCAGTTAACTGAACTTGCCATTCGTGCAGAAACTAGCGTGTTAGATTTCGACAATAAAATTAAAGCTTCTGACGGTGCAAGCGCTAATGCCCATACAGGATTAAAAGTATATGGTAATAGCCACGGATTTCTCGAAGGCTATTGCAGTTCTCGCTTTAGTTTGAGTTGTGTTGCGATTGGAGAAGACTCTCAGGGTGGGATGCAACGTGATTACGAATATACAGTTGCACGTAAATATCATGAGTTAGAAGCGGCAGAGCTGATTGGCTCTAAAGCTGCGAAAAAAACCGTGGCTCGTTTGGATGCAAGAAAGATTGCAACGGGTAAAATGCCAGTCTTGTTAAGTCCTGAAATTGCGACAGGCTTGATTGGTCACTTCGTTGGGGCTATCAGCGGGAGCAGTTTATATCGTAAATCTACTTTTTTGCTTGATGCACTTAATACTCAAGTATTTCCTGAATGGTTTAATATTGAGGAGCAGCCCCATCTCATTGGTGGATTAGCGAGCGCCAATTTTGATTCTGAAGGGGTGGCGACTCAAGATAGAATGATTGTTGATAACGGCTTGTTGATGTCGTATTTATTGACCAGTTACTCAGCCAGAAAGTTATCGATGCAAAATACAGGACATGCTGGTGGCATCTATAACTGGACTTTAGGTCATACTGGGCAAACTTTTGACGAGTTAGTCAAACAAATGGGTACAGGTCTTATTGTTACTGAAGTGATGGGGCAAGGTGTGAATACGGTTACAGGTGATTATTCTCGTGGAGCCGCTGGTTTTTATGTGGAAAATGGTCAAATTATCCACCCTGTTGAAGAAATCACCATGGCTGGAAACTTAAAGCAAATGTACTCAGGTATTCAAGCGGTTGCTAAAGATCGCGATTTACGTTCATCAATCAGAACTGGCGGAATTTTACTGGACTCCATGCAAATTGCAGGGAGTTAA
- a CDS encoding ankyrin repeat domain-containing protein, with product MSISPLNKASSSDFVGYQHHKVLQAEILLEKEEYHPLDFADSGLTIQAFKKSAEYKKFVERYKHLISYIQSKIQHQLPNCNRAEKSVFCGMLDNFLAKAFDDSKSGFKVFSEGDLEQHIYTSVHKNLHEFTAQLDEAGDSLSPEDIMRAVILLLPEKEYGSAWINYCTQLALHTLIVSQNNARDLPNLPVKAEPKTPIFIATMHDKFDVVRELLRSRNTTLRNDETDESGKNLLLMLASKGHSGLTEQLMARKSPVFRPTDTDNKGNNALHDAISSGSISTVRAVMPYMGDNLLKANDAGETPLHFSVRSNNNKMLAILLSVADPLDVNQQDDAGNTAAHLAIQLGNPAAVRMLVVSGASTKPVNHAGHSMMSLILNLRGSTPQG from the coding sequence ATGAGTATTTCTCCACTTAATAAGGCCAGCTCAAGCGATTTTGTCGGCTATCAGCATCACAAGGTTTTGCAAGCTGAAATTCTGCTTGAAAAAGAAGAGTACCATCCGCTTGATTTCGCCGACTCAGGCCTGACAATTCAAGCATTCAAAAAATCAGCGGAATATAAAAAATTTGTTGAAAGATACAAGCACTTAATTAGTTATATTCAATCAAAGATTCAACACCAGCTACCCAATTGTAACCGTGCCGAAAAAAGTGTTTTCTGTGGCATGTTGGATAATTTTTTAGCTAAAGCATTCGATGATAGTAAATCAGGATTCAAAGTATTTTCAGAAGGTGATCTTGAACAACACATTTATACGAGTGTGCATAAAAACCTACATGAATTTACGGCTCAGCTTGATGAAGCTGGAGATAGCCTTTCGCCAGAAGATATTATGAGGGCTGTAATTTTATTACTTCCTGAAAAAGAATACGGTAGTGCATGGATTAATTATTGCACCCAATTGGCACTCCATACATTGATTGTTTCGCAAAATAACGCTCGGGACTTGCCAAACTTACCCGTTAAGGCAGAGCCTAAGACCCCTATTTTTATTGCCACCATGCATGACAAATTTGATGTCGTTCGAGAATTACTCAGAAGTCGAAACACGACCCTTAGAAATGATGAAACTGATGAATCTGGAAAAAATTTACTATTGATGCTCGCTTCTAAAGGACACTCTGGGTTGACTGAGCAGCTAATGGCAAGAAAATCGCCAGTTTTTAGACCAACAGATACAGATAATAAAGGCAATAATGCGTTACATGACGCTATTTCAAGTGGCTCTATCAGTACAGTAAGAGCTGTAATGCCTTACATGGGAGACAATTTACTTAAGGCGAATGATGCAGGGGAAACGCCGCTGCATTTTTCTGTTCGTTCGAACAATAATAAAATGTTAGCAATATTACTTTCAGTAGCTGATCCCCTTGATGTTAATCAGCAAGATGATGCGGGTAACACGGCGGCGCATCTAGCTATCCAATTAGGTAACCCTGCTGCCGTCAGAATGTTGGTTGTGTCTGGTGCGAGTACAAAGCCAGTTAACCATGCAGGCCACTCGATGATGTCATTGATATTGAATCTAAGAGGATCGACACCTCAAGGTTAA
- the prpF gene encoding 2-methylaconitate cis-trans isomerase PrpF, translated as MSFAPQIKVAATYMRGGTSKGVFFRLQDLPTEAQTAGGVRDNLLMRVIGSPDPYAKQTDGMGGATSSTSKTVIVAKADDGEHDVNYLFGQVAIDKAFVDWSGNCGNLSSAVGAFAIHSGFIDAKKLPQNGIATVKIWQQNIGKTIIAKIPMTKGEVQETGNFELDGVTFPAAEIELEFIDPADKSASLFPTGNLVDDLIVPDVGTFKATMINSGIPTIFVNAEDIGYHGTELQDDINNDEQVLARFETIRAYGAVKMGLIRDISEAKQRQHTPKIAFVSQPKTYQASSGKTIIETDVDLLVRAMSMGKLHHAMMGTAAVAIGTAAAIPGTLVNLAAGGGEKQSVRFGHPSGTLKVGAAATKIDSQWSVDKAIMSRTARILMEGWVRVPN; from the coding sequence ATGAGTTTTGCACCACAAATTAAAGTAGCCGCTACTTATATGCGCGGCGGAACCAGTAAAGGGGTGTTTTTTCGTTTGCAAGATCTGCCAACCGAAGCACAAACCGCTGGAGGAGTCAGAGATAATCTGCTTATGCGCGTAATTGGTAGCCCAGATCCATACGCAAAACAAACGGATGGCATGGGCGGTGCGACTTCCAGTACCAGTAAGACAGTAATAGTAGCCAAAGCGGATGATGGTGAGCATGACGTCAATTACCTTTTTGGTCAAGTCGCTATCGATAAAGCGTTTGTCGATTGGAGCGGAAATTGCGGTAACTTATCATCAGCAGTTGGGGCTTTTGCCATTCACAGTGGTTTTATTGATGCCAAAAAATTACCACAAAATGGCATCGCCACGGTTAAAATCTGGCAACAAAATATCGGTAAAACCATCATAGCTAAAATCCCCATGACTAAAGGCGAAGTGCAAGAAACAGGTAATTTCGAACTAGACGGTGTGACCTTTCCCGCCGCAGAAATTGAACTTGAATTTATCGATCCAGCGGATAAGTCTGCAAGCTTATTCCCAACGGGAAACTTAGTCGATGATCTCATTGTTCCTGATGTTGGCACCTTTAAAGCTACCATGATCAACTCAGGTATCCCCACCATTTTTGTTAATGCTGAAGACATCGGCTATCACGGCACCGAGTTACAGGATGATATCAATAATGATGAACAAGTCTTAGCTCGATTCGAAACCATCCGCGCTTATGGGGCGGTAAAAATGGGATTAATCAGAGATATTTCAGAAGCCAAGCAGCGACAGCATACCCCTAAAATTGCTTTTGTTTCTCAACCTAAGACTTACCAAGCTTCTAGCGGTAAAACCATAATTGAAACTGACGTTGATTTATTAGTCCGCGCTATGTCAATGGGTAAATTACACCATGCCATGATGGGTACAGCTGCTGTGGCGATTGGCACCGCAGCCGCCATTCCCGGTACTTTAGTTAATTTAGCCGCTGGTGGCGGTGAAAAACAAAGTGTTCGTTTTGGCCACCCTTCTGGCACATTAAAAGTCGGAGCCGCAGCAACAAAAATAGATTCACAATGGAGCGTAGATAAAGCCATTATGAGCCGCACAGCACGAATATTGATGGAAGGCTGGGTGAGAGTGCCTAATTAA
- the acnD gene encoding Fe/S-dependent 2-methylisocitrate dehydratase AcnD, translated as MNTKFRKPLADTQLDYFDTEAAINSISEDAYKHLPYTSKILAEQLVRRCSPETLTDSLKQLIERKRDLDFPWYPARVVCHDILGQTALVDLAGLRDAIAEKGGDPSLVNPVVPTQLIVDHSLAVEAAGFDPEAFDKNRAIEDRRNEDRFHFIEWCKTSFKNVDVIPAGNGIMHQINLEKMSPVVQSRDGIAFPDTCVGTDSHTPHIDALGVIALGVGGLEAETVMLGRPSMMRLPDIVGVKLTGQRQEGITATDIVLALTEFLREQRVVSTYLEFFGDGVPALTIGDRATISNMTPEFGASAGMFYIDEQTIDYLKLTGREPEQVALVENFAKTTGLWADDMSEAQYERVLEFDLSSVCRNMAGPSNPHRRLPTTDLAKRGIATEWKKEQGVMPDGAVIIAAITSCTNTSNPRNVVAAGLVAKKANELGLVRQPWVKTSFAPGSKVARLYLEASDLLPELEKLGFGIVGYACTTCNGMSGALDPKIQQEIIDRDLYSTAVLSGNRNFDGRIHPYAKQAFLASPPLVVAYAIAGTMRFDIEKDTLGHDQNGNPITLKDVWPTDAEIDAIVRDFVKPEQFKQVYIQMFNLGDAEQAPSPLYDWRPTTTYIRRPPYWEGALAGERTMKGMRPLAVLGDNITTDHLSPSNAILATSAAGEYLAKMGLPEEDFNSYATHRGDHLTAQRATFANPKLLNEMCLDNNGKVIQGSLARIEPEGQQVRMWEAIETYMDRKQPLIIVAGADYGQGSSRDWAAKGVRLAGVEAIAAEGFERIHRTNLVGMGVLPLEFKAGTNRKTLGLDGTETYDVLGTPAPLATLTLRINRANGEQIDVPMTCRLDTAEEVHVYSAGGVLQRFAQDFLESYG; from the coding sequence ATGAATACTAAATTCCGTAAACCGCTTGCAGATACTCAGCTTGACTACTTTGATACTGAGGCCGCAATTAACTCAATTTCAGAAGATGCTTATAAACACCTTCCTTACACTTCAAAAATTCTTGCCGAACAGCTCGTACGTCGTTGCTCTCCAGAGACATTAACCGATTCACTCAAACAGTTAATTGAACGCAAACGCGACTTAGACTTTCCATGGTATCCAGCTCGTGTGGTGTGCCATGATATTTTGGGGCAAACCGCCCTTGTTGATTTAGCAGGACTACGTGACGCCATTGCCGAAAAAGGTGGCGACCCATCTTTAGTTAACCCTGTCGTACCCACACAACTGATCGTAGATCATTCACTGGCCGTCGAAGCGGCTGGATTTGATCCTGAAGCATTCGACAAAAACCGCGCCATTGAAGATCGCCGTAATGAAGACCGTTTCCATTTCATCGAATGGTGCAAAACCTCATTTAAAAATGTTGATGTTATCCCAGCGGGTAACGGAATAATGCATCAGATCAACTTAGAGAAAATGTCACCAGTAGTACAATCACGTGACGGGATTGCATTCCCTGATACCTGTGTCGGTACCGACAGCCATACTCCGCATATTGATGCCCTTGGCGTGATTGCATTGGGGGTTGGTGGCCTCGAAGCTGAAACCGTCATGTTAGGTCGCCCTTCTATGATGCGCCTACCTGATATTGTTGGTGTTAAGCTCACAGGCCAACGCCAAGAAGGCATTACCGCAACCGATATCGTGCTCGCACTGACTGAGTTTTTACGTGAACAACGAGTTGTATCTACCTATTTAGAATTTTTCGGTGATGGTGTGCCCGCGCTTACCATAGGTGATAGAGCCACGATTTCAAACATGACTCCAGAATTTGGTGCATCCGCGGGTATGTTCTACATCGATGAGCAAACCATCGACTACTTAAAGCTCACTGGTCGCGAACCAGAGCAAGTAGCTTTAGTTGAGAACTTTGCCAAGACCACTGGTTTATGGGCCGATGACATGAGCGAAGCCCAGTACGAGCGAGTATTAGAGTTCGATTTATCCAGCGTATGCCGTAACATGGCAGGGCCTTCCAACCCACATCGCCGCTTACCAACAACTGATCTTGCCAAACGCGGCATTGCAACAGAATGGAAAAAAGAGCAAGGCGTAATGCCAGATGGCGCGGTGATCATCGCAGCCATTACTTCTTGTACCAATACCAGTAATCCCCGAAATGTTGTTGCTGCAGGATTGGTAGCAAAGAAAGCCAATGAACTCGGATTAGTCCGCCAGCCTTGGGTGAAAACATCATTTGCACCAGGCTCAAAAGTGGCGCGTTTATACCTTGAAGCCTCGGATCTCTTGCCTGAACTAGAAAAACTTGGATTTGGTATTGTCGGTTATGCCTGCACCACATGTAATGGCATGAGCGGTGCTTTAGATCCAAAAATTCAGCAAGAAATTATTGACCGAGATCTCTACTCAACCGCTGTACTATCTGGCAATCGTAACTTCGATGGCCGTATTCACCCTTATGCTAAACAAGCCTTTTTAGCGTCGCCGCCGCTTGTTGTTGCCTATGCGATTGCTGGCACCATGCGTTTTGATATCGAAAAAGACACCTTAGGTCATGATCAAAACGGCAATCCAATCACTCTTAAAGACGTTTGGCCAACAGATGCAGAAATCGATGCGATAGTGCGTGACTTTGTTAAGCCTGAGCAGTTCAAGCAAGTGTACATTCAAATGTTTAACTTAGGTGATGCCGAGCAAGCTCCAAGCCCTTTGTACGACTGGCGTCCAACGACCACTTACATTCGCCGACCTCCCTATTGGGAAGGCGCCTTGGCGGGCGAGCGCACCATGAAAGGCATGCGACCATTAGCCGTATTAGGCGACAATATCACTACCGATCACCTATCACCTTCTAACGCTATCTTGGCCACCAGTGCCGCTGGCGAATACCTTGCAAAAATGGGGTTGCCAGAAGAAGACTTCAACTCCTACGCCACTCACCGTGGGGATCACCTCACTGCTCAACGAGCGACATTTGCGAATCCTAAATTGTTGAATGAAATGTGTCTGGATAATAATGGCAAAGTTATTCAAGGCTCATTAGCCCGTATTGAGCCTGAAGGCCAACAAGTGCGTATGTGGGAAGCCATCGAAACCTATATGGATCGCAAACAACCACTGATTATTGTGGCTGGTGCCGATTATGGCCAAGGTTCATCACGTGATTGGGCTGCTAAAGGTGTTCGTTTGGCTGGTGTTGAAGCTATAGCAGCTGAAGGGTTTGAGCGTATTCATCGTACTAATTTGGTCGGAATGGGTGTGCTTCCTCTTGAGTTTAAAGCCGGTACTAACCGTAAAACCCTTGGGCTAGATGGCACCGAAACCTACGATGTATTAGGTACTCCAGCACCGCTTGCCACCCTAACATTACGCATAAACCGCGCAAATGGTGAACAAATCGACGTACCAATGACCTGCCGCTTAGATACCGCTGAAGAAGTACATGTATACAGCGCTGGTGGTGTTCTGCAGCGTTTCGCTCAGGACTTTTTAGAGTCGTATGGTTAA
- the prpC gene encoding bifunctional 2-methylcitrate synthase/citrate synthase, translated as MTDKKLSGAGLRGQSAGETALSTVGKSGSGLTYRGYDLKDLADNVCFEEVAYLILKGELPNQQQLNEYVIKLKSLRGLPTALKEVLERIPADTHPMDVMRTGCSMLGNLEPEHSFNEQNEAADRLLAAFPSIICYWYRFSHDGVRIETETDDEHIGAHFLHLLHSKKPSDLHAKVMDSSLILYAEHEFNASTFTGRVCASTLSDMHSCVTGAIGSLRGPLHGGANEAAMALIENLKDEQDARDTLAGMLARKDKIMGFGHAIYRESDPRNAIIKSWSEQLAADFGDDRLYRVSVACESIMWEQKKLFCNADFFHASAYHYMGIPTELFTPIFVCSRLTGWAAHVMEQRSNNRIIRPSADYVGEEPRRVKPIAER; from the coding sequence ATGACAGATAAAAAGCTGAGCGGCGCAGGCCTACGAGGCCAAAGCGCTGGCGAAACCGCACTAAGTACAGTAGGAAAATCAGGCTCAGGGTTAACCTATCGAGGTTATGATTTAAAAGATCTCGCTGATAATGTCTGTTTTGAAGAAGTCGCCTACTTAATATTAAAAGGCGAATTACCAAACCAGCAGCAACTCAATGAATACGTCATAAAATTAAAAAGCTTGCGCGGACTGCCAACCGCATTAAAAGAAGTGCTAGAGCGTATTCCTGCAGATACACATCCTATGGATGTGATGCGAACGGGCTGCTCTATGTTAGGCAATTTAGAACCTGAGCACAGTTTTAACGAGCAAAATGAAGCCGCAGATCGCTTACTGGCCGCTTTCCCTTCAATTATTTGTTATTGGTATCGTTTCAGCCACGATGGCGTTCGCATTGAGACTGAAACTGACGACGAACATATTGGCGCCCATTTCTTACACTTGTTACATAGTAAAAAACCAAGCGATTTACATGCAAAAGTCATGGACTCTTCATTGATCCTTTACGCTGAGCATGAATTCAATGCCTCAACCTTTACAGGTCGTGTATGCGCGTCAACCTTGTCAGATATGCATTCTTGTGTAACTGGCGCTATTGGTTCTTTACGTGGCCCGCTGCACGGTGGTGCAAACGAAGCCGCAATGGCATTGATTGAAAATCTAAAAGATGAGCAAGATGCCCGTGACACTCTCGCTGGAATGCTGGCTCGTAAAGATAAAATCATGGGCTTTGGACATGCGATTTATCGTGAGTCAGATCCACGTAATGCCATCATCAAATCATGGTCTGAACAACTTGCCGCCGACTTCGGTGACGACCGTTTATACCGCGTATCCGTCGCTTGTGAATCAATTATGTGGGAGCAAAAGAAACTGTTTTGTAATGCTGACTTCTTCCATGCTTCGGCTTATCACTACATGGGTATTCCTACTGAATTATTTACGCCTATCTTCGTCTGTTCACGCTTAACAGGTTGGGCCGCACACGTGATGGAACAACGCTCAAACAACCGCATTATTCGTCCAAGCGCCGATTACGTTGGGGAAGAACCACGCCGCGTAAAGCCAATCGCTGAACGTTAA
- the prpB gene encoding methylisocitrate lyase, with product MKQSAGLRFRQAVANAKPLQIVGTTNAYFALMAEHTGFQALYLSGAGVANASYGLPDLGMTSMNDVIIDASRITSATDLPLLVDIDTGWGGAFNIARTIQEFEKAGVAAVHMEDQVSQKRCGHRPNKAVVSTAEMVDRIKAAVDARTDENFVIMARTDAVAVEGLEAGIARAKAYVEAGADMIFAEALTELEQYRHFRAEVKVPILANMTEFGKTELFDKEALSEAGADMILYPLSTFRAANQAALNVMQALKDDGHQRNVVDTMQTRADLYEHLGYHVFENKLDALFSEDK from the coding sequence ATGAAACAAAGCGCAGGATTACGTTTTCGCCAAGCCGTAGCCAATGCTAAACCATTGCAAATTGTCGGTACGACTAATGCTTACTTTGCACTAATGGCTGAGCACACAGGCTTCCAAGCTCTATACCTATCTGGTGCTGGTGTCGCTAATGCGTCTTATGGATTGCCTGATTTAGGCATGACGTCAATGAATGACGTCATTATAGATGCCAGCCGAATTACGTCGGCTACTGATTTACCATTGTTGGTGGACATTGATACTGGTTGGGGCGGTGCATTCAATATAGCCCGTACCATTCAAGAATTTGAAAAAGCTGGTGTAGCCGCTGTACATATGGAAGATCAAGTATCGCAAAAACGTTGTGGCCATCGTCCAAATAAAGCCGTGGTAAGTACAGCAGAAATGGTCGATAGAATCAAAGCGGCTGTTGATGCACGCACCGATGAAAACTTTGTCATCATGGCTCGTACTGACGCTGTCGCCGTTGAAGGACTAGAAGCAGGAATTGCTCGCGCTAAAGCCTACGTGGAAGCAGGTGCAGATATGATTTTCGCAGAAGCCTTAACGGAACTTGAGCAATATCGTCATTTCAGAGCCGAAGTCAAGGTGCCTATTCTTGCGAATATGACTGAGTTCGGTAAAACGGAGTTATTCGATAAAGAAGCGTTATCTGAAGCTGGCGCTGATATGATTTTGTATCCACTGAGCACCTTCCGAGCAGCAAACCAAGCGGCATTAAATGTGATGCAAGCCTTGAAAGATGACGGCCATCAGCGCAATGTTGTCGACACTATGCAAACTCGTGCTGATCTATATGAACACCTTGGTTATCACGTCTTTGAAAACAAGCTTGATGCCCTATTTAGCGAAGATAAATAG
- a CDS encoding GntR family transcriptional regulator, protein MTDKSKTLADKILSQIQTSIITGELAAGSKINEQTLAAKYGISRGPTREALQTLERQRLVVRVPHVGARVAQLTINELNQLYQLRSVLEGMACELTAKNITSAQLVELHALLDRQQSALDAGDYDFQQQSEIDFHYQIIKASGNRHLQETLIGNLYHLLRMYRYQCSNNRRPTSAIAEHKRIVEAIADRDGQLANILMQRHIEKGRKNTELKLIERQQQQAATETLLAN, encoded by the coding sequence ATGACAGATAAATCCAAAACTCTGGCTGATAAAATTTTATCTCAAATTCAAACCAGTATTATTACTGGTGAATTGGCTGCTGGCAGTAAAATTAATGAGCAGACATTAGCCGCAAAATATGGAATAAGTCGTGGCCCGACTCGTGAGGCTTTACAAACTCTAGAAAGGCAACGTTTGGTCGTTCGCGTACCACATGTAGGTGCTAGAGTCGCACAGCTCACCATCAATGAATTGAACCAGCTTTATCAATTACGCAGTGTTTTGGAAGGAATGGCTTGCGAACTGACAGCCAAAAATATTACGTCTGCACAACTTGTCGAACTCCACGCTTTATTAGATCGTCAACAATCGGCTCTCGATGCAGGCGATTATGACTTCCAACAGCAAAGTGAAATCGACTTTCATTATCAAATTATTAAAGCCAGTGGTAATCGTCACCTGCAAGAAACATTAATCGGTAACCTTTACCACTTATTGCGCATGTATCGTTATCAATGCAGTAATAATAGACGTCCCACGAGTGCGATAGCAGAGCATAAGAGGATTGTTGAAGCGATTGCCGATCGCGATGGTCAACTGGCTAATATTTTAATGCAGCGACACATTGAAAAAGGCCGTAAGAATACTGAACTTAAACTCATCGAGCGGCAACAGCAGCAAGCCGCCACAGAGACACTTTTAGCAAATTAA